From the Comamonas odontotermitis genome, one window contains:
- a CDS encoding ABC transporter ATP-binding protein → MSLLEVKNLVVEFPNRHGVLRALDNISFSIAPGEILGVVGESGAGKSLTGASIIGLLEPPGHVASGEIVLEGERIDHLPPEKMRHIRGRRIGAIFQDPLTSLNPLYTVGRQLIETIQTHLKLSDKDARERAIQLLRDTGIPAAEERVDHYPHQFSGGMRQRVVIALALAAEPKLIVADEPTTALDVSIQAQIITLLKNICRTRGAAVMLITHDMGVIAETCDRVAVMYAGRIAEIGPVHEVINHPAHPYTRGLMASIPDMEADRERLNQIDGAMPRLNAIPKGCAFNPRCTKVFDRCMEQRPDLMAAGATQAACWLHAADNRPGVAATEETV, encoded by the coding sequence ATGTCGTTGTTGGAAGTTAAGAATTTGGTGGTCGAGTTCCCCAATCGCCATGGTGTATTGCGGGCTCTGGACAATATTTCGTTCTCCATTGCTCCCGGAGAAATCCTGGGTGTGGTGGGTGAATCGGGCGCGGGCAAGTCGCTCACTGGAGCCTCGATCATTGGCTTGCTGGAGCCGCCGGGCCATGTGGCCTCGGGTGAGATCGTGCTGGAGGGCGAACGTATCGATCATCTGCCGCCTGAGAAGATGCGCCATATCCGTGGCCGTCGCATTGGCGCGATCTTTCAGGATCCACTGACCTCGCTGAACCCGCTCTACACGGTGGGGCGCCAGTTGATCGAGACCATCCAGACCCATCTCAAGCTGTCGGACAAGGATGCGCGCGAGCGTGCGATCCAGCTGCTCAGAGACACCGGCATTCCGGCGGCGGAGGAGCGTGTTGACCACTACCCGCACCAGTTCTCCGGCGGCATGCGCCAACGTGTGGTGATTGCACTGGCGCTGGCTGCCGAGCCCAAGCTGATTGTGGCCGACGAGCCTACCACGGCGCTCGATGTGTCGATCCAGGCGCAGATCATCACCTTGCTCAAGAACATCTGCCGCACGCGCGGTGCTGCCGTCATGCTCATCACCCACGACATGGGGGTGATTGCCGAGACCTGTGACCGCGTGGCCGTCATGTATGCCGGCCGCATTGCGGAAATCGGCCCGGTGCATGAGGTCATCAACCATCCTGCACATCCCTATACGCGTGGCCTGATGGCCTCGATTCCGGATATGGAGGCAGACCGTGAGCGTCTGAACCAGATCGATGGCGCCATGCCGCGCCTCAATGCTATTCCCAAGGGCTGTGCATTCAACCCGCGCTGCACCAAGGTGTTCGACCGCTGTATGGAGCAGCGCCCCGATTTGATGGCGGCAGGGGCGACGCAGGCCGCATGCTGGTTGCATGCAGCCGACAATCGGCCGGGTGTGGCAGCGACGGAGGAAACGGTATGA
- a CDS encoding ABC transporter permease produces the protein MTTKNRLKRWLDSDVGYSFRKSPMAIVAAIIAAICVFCAIFANWVAPHNPFDLTTLELSDARIPPVWSEEGSWKYILGTDDQGRDILSALMYGARISLIVGLASVALSVVVGVALGLLAGFKGGWIDSVLMRLCDVMLSFPAILVALLIAGVGRALFPNANESLAFGVLIISISLTGWVQYARTVRGSTMVERNKEYVQAARVTGVAPLRIMIKHVLPNVLGPVMVLATIQVATAIITEATLSFLGVGAPPTSPSLGTLIRVGNDYLFSGEWWITIFPGLMLVLIALSVNLLGDWLRDALNPRLR, from the coding sequence ATGACGACGAAAAACCGACTCAAACGCTGGCTCGATAGCGATGTGGGCTACAGCTTCCGAAAATCGCCGATGGCGATCGTGGCAGCCATCATTGCAGCCATCTGTGTGTTCTGCGCGATTTTTGCCAACTGGGTGGCTCCGCACAACCCATTTGACTTGACCACCCTGGAGCTCAGTGACGCCCGCATTCCACCCGTGTGGAGCGAGGAGGGCAGCTGGAAGTACATCCTGGGCACGGATGACCAGGGCCGGGATATTCTTTCTGCGCTGATGTACGGCGCGCGCATCTCGTTGATCGTGGGCCTGGCATCGGTGGCGCTATCGGTTGTTGTCGGGGTGGCTCTGGGTTTGCTGGCGGGCTTCAAGGGGGGCTGGATCGATTCGGTGCTGATGCGCCTGTGCGATGTGATGCTGTCTTTCCCTGCCATTCTGGTGGCATTGCTGATTGCAGGTGTGGGGCGTGCGTTGTTTCCCAACGCCAATGAATCGCTGGCCTTTGGCGTGCTGATCATCTCGATATCACTGACGGGTTGGGTGCAGTATGCGCGCACGGTGCGCGGCTCCACGATGGTGGAGCGCAACAAGGAATACGTGCAGGCTGCCAGAGTGACCGGCGTGGCGCCGCTGCGCATCATGATCAAGCATGTGTTGCCCAATGTGCTGGGTCCTGTGATGGTGCTGGCCACGATCCAGGTAGCTACGGCCATCATCACTGAAGCCACGCTTTCATTCCTGGGTGTGGGCGCACCTCCCACATCGCCGTCGCTCGGCACCCTGATCCGTGTGGGCAATGATTACCTGTTCTCTGGCGAATGGTGGATCACCATCTTCCCGGGCCTGATGCTGGTGCTGATCGCGCTGTCGGTCAACCTGCTGGGCGACTGGCTGCGCGATGCGCTCAACCCGCGCCTGCGCTGA
- a CDS encoding ABC transporter substrate-binding protein has protein sequence MHKTLVVAMLAAGCMLAGAQTVRIGAQGDALSMDPHSFNETVQLSVTGNVYEPLAGRNKDLSLRPVLATKWEQTSPTVWRFTLRKGVQFHDGTPFTADDVVFSMMRTQLEGSDMKTYTNAIKETRKIDDYTVEIESKEPAPILPSMISQVYIMSKKWTEANNAVNPVDRRKGIENAASFKANGTGPFRVRERQPNVRTVFSRSGNYWDKVDGNVQEVVYTLVANDATRVAALLSGQVDVIDPVPVQDIDRVNNTGSTRVVSGPELRAIFMGMDHKRDELLNSSVKGKNPFKDKRVRQAFYQAIDIEGLHKQVMRGASGNLATLIGKGVNGYTDDIKRLPYDPAAAKKLLADAGYPDGFEVTLNCSNDRYINDSRICQAVSANLAKIGVKVQLNAETKGTYFPRIMRHETAFYILGWTPSTYDAHNPLLALMNCNDGKGAGAFNYGNYCNPKVDALTRQVQSETDTAKRNAQIQEALKIVADDVGYLPLHQQYMNWGVSKNVELVQMADGFMPFKWMTVKK, from the coding sequence ATGCACAAGACCTTGGTGGTGGCCATGCTGGCTGCGGGCTGCATGCTGGCGGGGGCGCAGACGGTACGCATTGGCGCCCAGGGCGATGCTTTGTCGATGGACCCGCATTCCTTCAATGAAACCGTGCAATTGAGCGTGACGGGCAACGTCTATGAGCCACTGGCCGGGCGCAACAAGGATCTGAGCCTTCGCCCGGTGCTGGCCACCAAGTGGGAGCAGACATCGCCGACAGTCTGGCGCTTCACCCTGCGCAAGGGCGTTCAGTTCCACGATGGCACGCCGTTCACGGCAGACGATGTGGTCTTCTCGATGATGCGCACGCAGTTGGAGGGCTCGGACATGAAGACCTATACCAACGCCATCAAGGAGACGCGCAAGATCGATGACTACACCGTCGAGATCGAGTCCAAGGAGCCCGCCCCCATCCTGCCCAGCATGATCTCGCAGGTCTACATCATGAGCAAGAAGTGGACGGAGGCGAACAACGCGGTCAACCCCGTCGACCGCCGCAAGGGTATTGAGAACGCGGCCTCCTTCAAGGCCAATGGCACGGGCCCTTTCCGTGTACGCGAGCGACAGCCCAATGTGCGCACCGTGTTCAGCCGCAGTGGTAACTACTGGGACAAGGTGGATGGCAATGTGCAGGAGGTGGTCTATACGCTGGTTGCCAACGATGCCACGCGTGTCGCGGCCTTGCTGTCCGGCCAGGTCGATGTGATCGACCCGGTGCCGGTGCAGGACATTGACCGCGTCAACAACACCGGCAGCACGCGGGTGGTTTCCGGGCCGGAGTTGCGTGCCATCTTCATGGGCATGGACCACAAGCGCGATGAGCTGCTCAACTCCAGCGTCAAGGGCAAGAATCCGTTCAAGGACAAGCGCGTTCGCCAGGCCTTCTACCAGGCCATCGATATCGAGGGCCTGCACAAGCAGGTGATGCGTGGTGCCTCCGGCAACCTGGCCACCTTGATCGGCAAGGGCGTCAATGGCTATACCGACGACATCAAGCGCCTGCCATATGACCCGGCTGCCGCCAAGAAGCTGTTGGCCGATGCGGGCTATCCCGATGGTTTCGAGGTGACGCTCAACTGCTCGAATGATCGCTACATCAATGACAGCCGTATCTGCCAGGCGGTATCGGCCAACCTCGCCAAGATTGGCGTCAAGGTGCAGCTCAACGCAGAAACCAAGGGAACCTATTTCCCGCGCATCATGCGCCACGAAACGGCGTTCTACATCCTTGGCTGGACGCCGTCGACCTATGACGCGCACAACCCGCTGCTGGCCCTGATGAACTGCAACGATGGCAAGGGCGCAGGGGCGTTCAACTACGGTAACTACTGCAACCCCAAGGTGGACGCGCTGACCCGGCAGGTGCAGTCGGAGACAGATACGGCCAAGCGCAATGCGCAGATCCAGGAGGCGCTGAAGATCGTTGCCGACGATGTCGGCTACCTGCCGCTGCACCAGCAGTACATGAACTGGGGTGTGAGCAAGAACGTGGAGTTGGTGCAGATGGCCGATGGCTTCATGCCCTTCAAATGGATGACGGTGAAGAAATAA
- a CDS encoding M20 aminoacylase family protein, giving the protein MQRLPYSASSRAFSHLAQIHPELTAFRRDLHANPELGFEEKYTAARVAEALRLCGVDEIHQGIGKTGVVGVIRGKKHASRRMIGLRADMDALPITEQGNCSWKSGKQGLMHACGHDGHTAMLVGAARYLAETRNFDGSAVLIFQPGEEGYAGAREMIQDGLFEQFPVESIYAMHNWPAMRQGTIGINPGAMMAAADRIQINVAGKGGHGAHPYQTNDVVLASAHLITAIQSIVSRNVRAIDAAVVSICAVQSGDLGAFSVTPGSATLVGTVRTFNPDVQNLVERRLGELCQAVGLAFGVTAQLQYERSYPATINTPDEALFAGDVAAELVGEAQVVRNMDPSMGAEDFSFMLQHKPGAYLRLGQAVGDDIIPLHNNRYDFNDDVLPLGAALHAGIVERGMPLASV; this is encoded by the coding sequence ATGCAGCGTCTTCCATACAGCGCCAGTTCGCGGGCGTTTTCTCATCTGGCGCAGATTCACCCTGAGCTCACGGCGTTTCGCCGCGATCTGCATGCCAACCCAGAGCTTGGCTTTGAAGAAAAATACACCGCAGCCCGCGTGGCAGAAGCACTGCGTCTGTGCGGTGTTGACGAAATCCACCAGGGGATCGGCAAGACCGGTGTAGTAGGGGTCATCCGTGGCAAGAAGCATGCGAGCCGCCGCATGATTGGCTTGCGTGCCGACATGGACGCGCTGCCCATCACCGAACAGGGCAACTGCAGCTGGAAATCAGGCAAACAAGGCCTGATGCATGCCTGCGGCCATGATGGCCATACCGCCATGCTGGTGGGTGCTGCGCGCTATCTGGCTGAAACCCGCAATTTTGATGGCAGCGCCGTGCTCATCTTTCAGCCGGGAGAAGAAGGTTACGCGGGCGCGCGTGAAATGATCCAGGATGGGCTGTTCGAGCAATTCCCGGTGGAATCCATCTATGCCATGCACAACTGGCCTGCCATGCGCCAGGGCACGATTGGCATCAACCCGGGTGCAATGATGGCGGCGGCCGACCGCATCCAGATCAATGTGGCTGGAAAAGGTGGCCATGGCGCGCATCCATACCAGACCAATGATGTGGTGCTGGCTTCTGCACACCTGATCACTGCCATCCAGTCCATCGTGTCGCGCAACGTGCGTGCCATTGATGCTGCGGTTGTCAGTATCTGCGCAGTGCAGTCGGGCGACCTGGGCGCCTTCAGCGTCACGCCAGGCTCTGCCACTCTGGTGGGAACGGTGCGCACCTTCAACCCCGATGTGCAGAATCTGGTGGAGCGCCGGTTGGGCGAGCTGTGCCAGGCCGTCGGGCTTGCTTTTGGCGTGACGGCGCAGCTTCAGTACGAGCGCTCGTACCCGGCCACCATCAACACACCCGATGAAGCCTTGTTTGCTGGCGATGTGGCTGCCGAGCTGGTCGGCGAGGCTCAGGTCGTGCGCAACATGGACCCCAGCATGGGCGCGGAGGATTTTTCCTTCATGCTGCAGCACAAGCCTGGTGCATATCTGCGCCTGGGCCAGGCGGTCGGTGACGACATCATCCCACTGCACAACAACCGCTACGACTTCAATGACGATGTGCTACCCCTCGGGGCCGCGCTGCACGCCGGCATTGTGGAGCGTGGTATGCCACTTGCTTCGGTCTGA
- a CDS encoding ABC transporter permease encodes MFAFILRRLIQAVIVMVAVAFISFMLFQYVGDPVTFLLGQDATPDQIAELRKALGLDQPFFVQFWHFLVNAAQGEFGISLRQGAKVSSLIAERFPATFELAMVAAVLALVIGVPMGVYAALKRGTFMSQMFMTLSLLGVSLPTFLIGILLILIFSVHLGWFPSFGRGTTTQLGFWSTGLLSAKGWHHIVLPAITLAIFQLTLIMRLVRAEMLEVLRTDYIKFAKARGLTNRTIYFGHALKNTLVPVMTITGLQLGGLIAFAIITETVFQWPGMGLLFIQAVTFADIPVMAAYLCLIALIFVVINLIVDLLYFVVDPRLRVEKSGGH; translated from the coding sequence ATGTTTGCATTCATATTGCGCCGATTGATACAGGCGGTGATCGTGATGGTCGCCGTGGCGTTCATTTCTTTCATGCTGTTCCAGTACGTGGGTGATCCGGTCACCTTCCTGCTGGGGCAAGACGCAACTCCCGATCAGATTGCCGAGTTGCGCAAGGCCCTGGGGCTGGACCAGCCGTTCTTCGTGCAGTTCTGGCATTTTCTGGTCAATGCTGCTCAGGGGGAGTTTGGCATCAGCCTCCGCCAGGGTGCTAAGGTGTCTTCGCTCATTGCCGAACGTTTTCCGGCTACCTTTGAGCTCGCCATGGTCGCCGCCGTGCTGGCTTTGGTCATCGGTGTGCCGATGGGGGTGTATGCGGCACTCAAGCGTGGCACGTTCATGAGCCAGATGTTCATGACCCTGTCCCTGCTGGGTGTCTCGCTGCCTACCTTCCTGATCGGTATCCTCTTGATCCTGATCTTCTCGGTGCACCTGGGTTGGTTCCCAAGCTTTGGCCGCGGAACGACTACGCAGCTGGGTTTCTGGAGCACCGGGCTGCTCAGCGCCAAGGGCTGGCACCACATCGTTCTGCCGGCCATCACCCTGGCTATTTTCCAGCTCACCTTGATCATGCGCCTGGTGCGTGCCGAGATGCTGGAGGTGCTGCGCACCGATTACATCAAGTTTGCCAAGGCGCGCGGCCTGACCAATCGCACCATCTACTTTGGCCATGCACTCAAGAACACGCTGGTACCGGTCATGACCATTACCGGTCTGCAGCTGGGCGGCCTGATTGCCTTTGCCATCATTACGGAGACCGTGTTCCAGTGGCCGGGCATGGGGCTGTTGTTCATCCAGGCGGTGACGTTTGCCGATATTCCCGTCATGGCGGCATACCTGTGTCTGATCGCGCTGATCTTTGTGGTCATCAATCTGATTGTGGATTTGCTGTATTTCGTGGTCGACCCGCGCCTGCGCGTCGAAAAGTCGGGAGGACACTGA
- a CDS encoding ABC transporter substrate-binding protein yields MATGVAQAKSFKWASQADVASWDIHAQNNGLHNAIHPYVYETLVTYNSKNFQTEPLLATSWKEVNPKQMRFNLRTGVKFQDGSAFTADDAVFSITRAMGKTSNYGPFVQGIEKVVKVDDSTIDIYMVDPNPVLLRQLTELRMMSKAWAEKNKSTEPMDIKKADENFAHRNAMGTGPFILESWQPDVKMVLKKNPNWWGNMPGNVTAITYTPIKSAATRMAALLSGEVDMVLDPTPQDLNRLRASPDLKILEGLENRTIFFGMDQFRDELPGSSVKGKNPLKDQKVRQALYQAIDINAITKTILRGLGKPTGTLVAPQVNGWTEAVGKRLPYDQEVSRKLLAEAGYPNGFEVDFACPNNRYISDEAICQSVTAMWAKVGVKAKLRTLPMATYFPMIQRNEASIYMLGWGVPTFDSLYSLQSLVRTVGKGGDGNYNVGRYSNERMDYLVDRVKTETDQPVRTRMLTEGLQLSNDTVSHLPLYDQMIPWAMKKNIDMVHRADNRVDIKLVTIN; encoded by the coding sequence ATGGCAACTGGTGTTGCCCAGGCCAAGTCTTTCAAATGGGCCAGCCAGGCCGATGTGGCCAGTTGGGATATCCACGCGCAAAACAACGGTCTGCATAACGCCATCCATCCTTACGTCTACGAAACTCTGGTTACCTATAACAGTAAAAATTTCCAGACCGAGCCGCTGTTGGCCACTTCGTGGAAAGAGGTGAATCCCAAGCAGATGCGCTTTAACCTGCGCACAGGCGTGAAGTTTCAGGATGGATCGGCTTTTACGGCAGACGATGCCGTGTTCTCCATCACCCGTGCGATGGGCAAGACATCCAACTATGGCCCCTTTGTGCAGGGCATCGAGAAGGTCGTCAAGGTGGATGATTCGACCATCGACATCTACATGGTCGATCCCAATCCGGTCTTGCTGCGCCAACTCACCGAACTGCGGATGATGAGCAAGGCCTGGGCTGAAAAGAACAAGTCCACAGAGCCGATGGACATCAAGAAGGCCGATGAGAACTTCGCGCACCGCAATGCCATGGGGACAGGCCCCTTCATCTTGGAGTCCTGGCAACCTGATGTGAAGATGGTGCTCAAGAAGAACCCCAACTGGTGGGGCAATATGCCGGGCAACGTGACAGCAATCACGTATACGCCGATCAAGTCGGCGGCCACCCGCATGGCGGCACTGCTCTCTGGTGAAGTGGACATGGTGCTGGACCCCACGCCACAGGATCTGAACCGCCTGCGTGCCAGCCCGGATCTGAAGATCCTCGAAGGCTTGGAAAACCGCACCATCTTCTTCGGCATGGACCAGTTCCGCGATGAGCTGCCAGGCTCCAGCGTCAAAGGCAAGAACCCACTCAAGGACCAGAAGGTCCGCCAGGCGCTCTACCAGGCCATTGACATCAATGCCATCACCAAGACCATTCTGCGTGGTCTGGGCAAGCCTACCGGCACCTTGGTGGCGCCCCAGGTCAATGGCTGGACCGAAGCGGTTGGAAAGCGCCTGCCCTATGACCAAGAGGTTTCCAGGAAGCTGCTGGCCGAGGCTGGCTACCCCAATGGTTTCGAGGTGGATTTTGCCTGCCCCAACAACCGCTATATCAGTGACGAGGCCATCTGCCAGTCGGTGACTGCCATGTGGGCCAAGGTTGGCGTCAAGGCCAAGCTGCGTACCCTGCCAATGGCCACCTATTTCCCTATGATTCAGCGCAATGAAGCCAGCATCTACATGCTGGGCTGGGGTGTGCCGACATTCGATTCGCTCTACAGCCTGCAATCGCTGGTGCGCACGGTGGGCAAGGGTGGCGACGGCAACTACAACGTGGGCCGTTACAGCAATGAGCGCATGGACTATCTGGTGGATCGCGTGAAGACGGAAACCGACCAGCCCGTGCGCACGCGCATGCTGACCGAAGGTCTGCAACTGTCGAACGACACCGTATCCCACCTGCCGTTGTATGACCAGATGATCCCCTGGGCGATGAAGAAGAACATCGACATGGTGCACCGCGCGGACAACCGTGTGGACATCAAGCTGGTGACCATCAACTGA